In Plasmodium chabaudi chabaudi strain AS genome assembly, chromosome: 10, a single genomic region encodes these proteins:
- a CDS encoding p1/s1 nuclease, putative, with translation MGFIKYIISCGLFSLLLLKEAACWSDEGHMLISAIAYEGLNDSEKKLLTKIFQNYKEDNDFNNHVYAAVWPDHIKYYQHPIDTTKRMDGIDLMDKWHYINVPYNPTHIDLDMYHKEYYKNTDNSLTITKRIFHNLKSFEKRKNYGSYFSYNFQLRYFIHVFGDMHQPLHTTTFFNKNFIQGDYGGTAINVSYNHRTEKLHHLCDCVFHARDKRWPHATVEEVTKDARDLMKAYPPEYFGERLENGMEEVDFLDYIVEDSYEQAVKHIYSAFPFDTLNRHTSYDLSNAYVINLKKVLNEQIALGGYRLTRYLKIMLANVPDDL, from the coding sequence atgggatttattaaatacataatttCCTGTGGATTGTTTTCCTTATTGCTTTTGAAAGAAGCAGCTTGCTGGTCAGATGAAGGACATATGTTAATAAGTGCCATAGCATATGAAGGACTTAATGatagtgaaaaaaaacttttaaCCAAAATATTCCAAAATTACAAAGAAGATAACGATTTCAATAATCATGTATATGCAGCTGTATGGCCAGATCATATTAAATACTATCAACATCCTATAGATACTACTAAAAGAATGGATGGTATTGATTTAATGGACAAATGGCATTATATTAATGTACCATATAATCCTACCCACATTGATTTAGATATGTATCataaagaatattataaaaacacaGACAACTCATTAACCATTacaaaaagaatatttcaTAACTTAAAATCATtcgaaaaaagaaaaaattatggtagttatttttcttataatttCCAATTaagatattttattcatgTTTTTGGTGACATGCACCAACCTTTACATACTACCACAttctttaataaaaatttcatCCAAGGAGATTATGGAGGAACAGCTATTAATGTCAGTTATAATCACCGTACTGAAAAATTACATCACTTATGTGATTGCGTTTTTCATGCCAGAGATAAAAGATGGCCACATGCTACTGTCGAGGAAGTAACAAAAGATGCTCGTGACTTAATGAAAGCATACCCTCCTGAATATTTTGGAGAGAGATTAGAGAACGGAATGGAGGAAGTTGACTTTTTGGATTATATAGTTGAGGACAGTTATGAGCAAGCTGTTAAACATATCTATTCAGCTTTCCCATTTGATACTTTAAATAGACATACCTCATATGATTTATCAAATGCATatgttattaatttaaaaaaagttttaaatGAACAAATTGCTTTGGGAGGTTACAGATTAACTAGATATCTAAAAATTATGCTTGCAAATGTCCCTGATGATCTTTAA